GTGGGGCGAAAGCGCCTGCCAGTCGTCCAGGCTCAGTTCGACTTCCTCATTATTTTCCGTCAGCACAGAAAGGGAATTGCGGAACATATTGGCCCGCAGAACCTTCATGGGGCCTTTGTCCGTCTGGTATTTCTTGCCGAGCCGTGGGCACAAGCGGTGGAAATGGTCGTAGTTGTCCTGCTCGTAAGAAAGGCAGCAGAGCAAACGGCCGCAAATACCCGAAATTTTGGCAGGGTTCAGAAAGAGATTCTGCTCTTTTGCCATGCGGATGGTCACGGGCGCAAACTTGCGCAGATACCTGCGGCAGCAGCAGACCATGCCGCAGTTGCCCACAGCGCCCACCATCTGCGTTTCGTGGCGCACGCCTATCTGGCGCAGCTCGATGCGCGCGCGGTATTCGCGCACGAGGTCTTTGACCAGATCGCGAAAATCAATGCGGGAAGGCGCGGTGAAGTAAAAGATGAGCTTGCTGCGGTCAAAAAAGACCTCCACATCCACAAGCTTCATATCAAGGTTGCGGTCGCGGATGCACTGGCGGCAGAACTGCTGCGCTTCCCGCGCCATCTGCTCGTTGGCTTCACCACGGAGGATGTCTTCTGAACCGGCATGACGCAGAATGGAGGGCAGTTCCTGCTCCATCTGGCCGGGCAGATGCTCTGCTGGGCCGGATACTATTTCGGCGAGGGTCTGGCCCTGTTCTGCCTCAATAAGTACATGATCCCCCCATTTGAAGCCTGAGGGGCCGGTATAGTAGCTTGTCTGTCCAAGCGTTCTGAAACGGAGACCGTATATAGGCATAAATTGTCGCTTCGGCAAAGGTAGTGGAATATGTATTCCGAAAAGATTCTTTTCCGTCATTAATGCCGTGCTGTCAACTGGGCTGCGGGTCGGGCTACGGCTGCGCATCGGCCATTCACCCTCGCGCGGCTTGCAAAGCCGGGTTGCCTGATTTACATTTTTAAACATAAGGGAGTACTTGCCATGATAGAACGTCAATCGGCCCTCACCCTGCTGGCCGAGCAAAAAACACCGCCTTCCCTGTTGCAGCATGCCCTGGCCTCCGAGGCCATAATGCGTGCCCTTGCCCAACATTTTGGCGAAAATGAAGAACTCTGGGGCCTCACTGGCCTTTTGCACGACCTCGACTATCCCGCCACGGCGGAAAACGCCGCGCGGCATGGGCTGGATACCGCAGAAATGCTGGCTGGCCAGTTGCCGGACGAAGCCCTCACGGCCATTCGTGCCCATAATGCGGAAATGAACGGCGCGGCTGGCCCCGCCTCGCGCTTTGATTACGCCCTGCGCTGCGGCGAAACCGTCACCGGGCTTATCTCTGCCGCTGCGCTCATGCGCCCCACGGGCATGGAAGGCATGGAAGTTAAAAGCATAAAGAAAAAGATGAAGGATAAAGCCTTTGCGGCCAGCGTGTGCCGCGACAACATACGCCAGTGCGCCGAGGCCGGGCTTGAGCTTGATGCTTTTCTGGCTCTGTCCATCGAAGCCATGCGCGTCCATGCGGCGGAACTTGGTTTAAGCAAATAGCTCCAAAACAGCCGAGGCTGCACCATGCAAGAATGTTCGCTGCAAACGGAAATCCGCACACTTGGCCCCTGCAAGCTTGATTCTGTGCTGCCCTACCGCACATGGGCAGACAACAAGACCGTGCAGATTGTTGTGGATGAAGAACTGTCGGAAGAAGTGAACGCGCCCTTCAGCGTATGCCTTGAGGCCGCTGGCCCGCGCAAAAAACTCTATTTTGACACCACTCGCGCCAAGTGCGCCATCGTGACCTGCGGCGGGCTCTGCCCCGGCATCAACGATGTCATTCGCGCCATTGTGATGGAGGCCTTCCACGCCTACAACGTGCCCTCCATTCTGGGCATCGCCTATGGGCTTGAGGGTTTTATTCCCAAGTACGGGCATGTTCCCTTTGAGCTTACGCCTTCAAGCGTGGCGGACATTCACCGTTTTGGCGGCACCATGCTTGGTTCCTCACGCGGGCCGCAGTCTGCTGAAGAAATTGTGGATAACCTTGAACGCAGCAACGTCAACGCTCTCTTTGTCATTGGCGGCGACGGCACCATGAAGGCCGCTCTTGCCATCAGCAGCGAGGTGCAGGCGCGCGGGCTCAAGATATCCGTCATCGGCATCCCCAAAACCATTGATAACGACATTAACTTCATTCCCCAGTCGTTCGGCTTTGAGACTGCCGCCTTCAAGGCCACGGAGGCCATTGAATGCGCCCATACAGAGGCCTGCGGCGTGCCCAACGGCATTGGGCTGGTCAAGCTCATGGGGCGCGAATCGGGCTTTATCGCCGCGCGCGCGGCTCTGGCCCTCAAAGAAGTGAACTTTGTGCTGATTCCAGAAGCTCCCTTTGCCCTTGAGGGCGAGGGCGGGCTGTTGCCCGCGCTGGAAGAGCGCCTGCGCTCGCGCGGGCATGCCGTGATTGTGGCAGCCGAGGGCGCGGGCCAGCACCTTATGGAAAATCACGCCGCCAAGGATGTTTCGGGCAACCCCGTGCTTGGCGATGTGGCTGACCTGCTGCGCAAGAATATCAGCACCTATCTGGGCGCGCGCGGCATTGAGCATTCGCTGAAATACATTGACCCGAGCTATATCATCCGCTCTATCCCGGCCAACGCCAACGACAAGGTCTATTGCGGATTTTTGGGCCAGTACGCCGTACATGCCGCCATGGCCGGGCGCACAGACATGGTGGTGGGCAAGATTCAGGACCGTTACGTGCATCTGCCGCTGGAGCTTGTGACCCGCAAGCGCCGCAAGCTGAACATCTATTCTGACCTGTGGCGGGCTGTGCTTGAATCCACTGGTCAGGGCATGCTGAAGGGCATGCTGCCCCCGGCGTAACCGGCAGCATGAAGCATCTCCGACAGGTCAAGGCCTCTGCCGGTTCTGGCAAGACCTATGAATTGACGCATTGTTTTCTGCAAAGGCTGGTGCAGAGCGGGCCGCCCGCGAGCGCTTCCGCCTCCTCGGCTTGCGTGCTTTTGCCGGGGGGCCGCTGCGGCTGGGGCGACATCCTCGCCATTACCTTTACCAATGCCGCTGCTACCGAAATGCGCGACCGCGTTATCCGGCAGCTCAAGAGCGCGGCCCTCGGACAGCCCTTG
Above is a window of Desulfovibrio desulfuricans DSM 642 DNA encoding:
- a CDS encoding PSP1 domain-containing protein; translation: MPIYGLRFRTLGQTSYYTGPSGFKWGDHVLIEAEQGQTLAEIVSGPAEHLPGQMEQELPSILRHAGSEDILRGEANEQMAREAQQFCRQCIRDRNLDMKLVDVEVFFDRSKLIFYFTAPSRIDFRDLVKDLVREYRARIELRQIGVRHETQMVGAVGNCGMVCCCRRYLRKFAPVTIRMAKEQNLFLNPAKISGICGRLLCCLSYEQDNYDHFHRLCPRLGKKYQTDKGPMKVLRANMFRNSLSVLTENNEEVELSLDDWQALSPHRPEAPQGVQQKQPPKGPMNDNSLLVVSATPDTLDSLDFMDEFRQDERDTQPEESVPAESGERAPGVEAQAEPGKNRRKRRRNKSQRPDHD
- a CDS encoding HD domain-containing protein is translated as MIERQSALTLLAEQKTPPSLLQHALASEAIMRALAQHFGENEELWGLTGLLHDLDYPATAENAARHGLDTAEMLAGQLPDEALTAIRAHNAEMNGAAGPASRFDYALRCGETVTGLISAAALMRPTGMEGMEVKSIKKKMKDKAFAASVCRDNIRQCAEAGLELDAFLALSIEAMRVHAAELGLSK
- a CDS encoding ATP-dependent 6-phosphofructokinase, which produces MQECSLQTEIRTLGPCKLDSVLPYRTWADNKTVQIVVDEELSEEVNAPFSVCLEAAGPRKKLYFDTTRAKCAIVTCGGLCPGINDVIRAIVMEAFHAYNVPSILGIAYGLEGFIPKYGHVPFELTPSSVADIHRFGGTMLGSSRGPQSAEEIVDNLERSNVNALFVIGGDGTMKAALAISSEVQARGLKISVIGIPKTIDNDINFIPQSFGFETAAFKATEAIECAHTEACGVPNGIGLVKLMGRESGFIAARAALALKEVNFVLIPEAPFALEGEGGLLPALEERLRSRGHAVIVAAEGAGQHLMENHAAKDVSGNPVLGDVADLLRKNISTYLGARGIEHSLKYIDPSYIIRSIPANANDKVYCGFLGQYAVHAAMAGRTDMVVGKIQDRYVHLPLELVTRKRRKLNIYSDLWRAVLESTGQGMLKGMLPPA